In a single window of the Acipenser ruthenus chromosome 42, fAciRut3.2 maternal haplotype, whole genome shotgun sequence genome:
- the LOC117401079 gene encoding tetraspanin-31, protein MVCGGFTCSRNALSSLNVVYMLVGLLLIGVAAWGKGFGIVSSIHIIGGVIAVGVFLLLISIVGLVGAINHHQVLLFFYMVILFLVFIIQFGVSCSCLAINRGQQEQLLNTSWGHLSNQTRVELETRLDCCGLLNDTLSMGQFRMDYANCTAVCKAKNQCYTCGDKMLQHSQEALQILGGVGLFFSFTEILGVWLAVRYRNQKDPRANPSAFL, encoded by the exons ATGGTTTGCGGCGGCTTCACCTGCTCGAGAAATGCCCTCAGTTCGCTTAACGTCGTTTATATG CTGGTGGGCTTGCTGCTGATAGGAGTGGCAGCCTGGGGGAAAGGCTTCGGCATCGTCTCCAGCATCCACATCATCGGAGGGGTGATTGCTGTCGGGGTGTTCCTGCTTCTGATCTCCATCGTGGGGCTCGTCGGAGCCATCAACCACCACCAAGTCCTGCTGTTCTTT TACATGGTCATCCTGTTCCTCGTCTTCATCATTCAGTTTGGGGTGTCCTGCTCTTGCCTGGCCATCAACCGGGGCCAACAG gagcagctcctgaacactTCCTGGGGTCATCTGAGCAACCAAACGCGCGTGGAGCTGGAGACGAGACTGGACTGCTGTGGGCTACTCAACGACACACTGAGCATGGGCCAGTTCCGGATGGACTATGCAAACTGCACTGCG GTTTGTAAAGCAAAGAACCAGTGTTACACTTGCGGGGATAAAATGCTGCAGCATTCACAGGAAGCTCTCCAGATCCTGGGAGGAGTGGGGCTCTTTTTCAGTTTCACTGAG ATCCTGGGAGTCTGGCTAGCTGTGCGCTACAGGAATCAGAAGGACCCACGAGCGAACCCCAGTGCCTTCCTGTAG